In one Streptomyces sp. NBC_01241 genomic region, the following are encoded:
- a CDS encoding FtsX-like permease family protein has product MVIPFRRVERAAAPWVRTRLRSAPAAALALALLVAVTACLAAAFPRALERYEDAGLRRSVEQVPHSRSVVGLSAPVPLPDLPQDQREQALLPATVKRQYASILGTVRRPFVPDPGQSSYGVATSVNQAVPEPWLPRPSGLPARVALVAQASLADHARLSEGRLPRASGTVTATTPEVEAAVSADTAKSLRIEVGSVLHVPGAGRDALAVRVTGIVAPRDRDGAYWATDTLLRTPALMRVTPADPESPRYWLGALLLPSEAAPALLGTEGLPYRYWRLAPDPNTLHHRDLGALKSALAALESGPGLQQVRTAIDPFTDAQTDLDDVLASYSRLHSGVSALISVAAFGSGTVAAVVLAMAGGLTADRRRTELALLRARGASLPGLAARLLAETAVVAVPAGALGLVVAVRALPGARALPAVLAALAVTVVACAALPLRAAAAHRLVRIPALRQDVTSVRPSRRRTVAELTLVAVAAGAVVTLRRQGTSDGSDDQLISAAPVLVGVIAALLLVRLYPLPLRGMAGPAGRLRGVVTHLSLARAGRSSASAVLPLLALLTALTTASFGGSVLAGIGEARDHSALLAVGADARLDATVDSLPTGLTDRVRRVSGVRDVAAVSVAYRAKPNDGRQSVPVVGVDPGGYAELTRRTGLGAFSEGVLKKGRGGPGTGAVLPAVASPSVADVHGSAPFPVSMEDGSSVSVRIVLVRDITPAVMGADFLVVDRAGLGATAARPTTLLVTGPEADGRALREAAGDAVSVRLRADERAQYVDSPLQSGVEHLYTAAVAAGAGYAVLALLLSLLRAAPERIALLARLRTMGLTRRQGRRLLVLESLPQAVLAAAGGVLTGWAAIRLLSPGMDLTAVALPPSVAPLEQTPLHTDAWSLTVPALAVVAVTVGIAGVQAWWAGRRGAVRELRAGDTK; this is encoded by the coding sequence ATGGTAATCCCGTTCAGGCGTGTGGAACGTGCCGCCGCCCCCTGGGTCCGCACCCGTCTGCGGTCGGCCCCCGCTGCCGCTCTGGCCCTCGCGCTGCTGGTGGCGGTGACCGCCTGCCTGGCCGCCGCGTTCCCGCGCGCGCTGGAGCGGTACGAGGACGCGGGCCTGCGCCGCTCCGTCGAACAGGTGCCCCACTCCCGGAGCGTCGTCGGTCTGTCCGCCCCGGTGCCCCTGCCGGACCTGCCGCAGGACCAGCGCGAGCAGGCGCTGCTCCCCGCCACCGTGAAGCGCCAGTACGCCAGCATCCTCGGCACGGTCCGGCGCCCCTTCGTCCCCGACCCCGGCCAGTCGTCGTACGGCGTGGCCACGTCCGTCAACCAGGCGGTGCCCGAACCCTGGCTGCCCCGGCCGAGCGGGCTGCCCGCCCGGGTCGCCCTCGTCGCGCAGGCGAGCCTGGCCGACCACGCCCGGCTGAGCGAGGGCCGTCTGCCACGCGCGTCCGGCACGGTCACCGCGACGACGCCCGAGGTGGAGGCGGCGGTCAGCGCGGACACCGCCAAGAGCCTGCGCATCGAGGTGGGGTCGGTCCTGCACGTCCCCGGCGCGGGTCGGGACGCGCTCGCCGTCCGGGTCACCGGCATCGTTGCCCCGCGCGACCGGGACGGCGCCTACTGGGCGACAGACACCCTGCTGCGCACGCCCGCGCTGATGCGGGTAACGCCCGCGGACCCGGAATCTCCCCGGTACTGGCTCGGTGCCCTGCTGCTGCCGTCCGAGGCCGCTCCCGCGCTTCTGGGCACCGAGGGGCTGCCCTACCGCTACTGGCGGCTGGCCCCCGACCCGAACACTCTGCACCACCGTGACCTGGGCGCGCTCAAGTCCGCGCTCGCCGCCCTGGAGTCGGGCCCCGGCCTCCAGCAGGTGCGCACGGCCATCGACCCCTTCACGGACGCCCAAACCGACCTCGACGACGTGCTCGCCTCCTACTCCCGCCTGCACTCCGGCGTCTCTGCGCTGATCTCGGTCGCGGCGTTCGGCAGCGGTACGGTCGCCGCCGTCGTCCTGGCGATGGCGGGCGGCCTCACGGCCGACCGTCGCCGCACCGAACTGGCCCTGCTGCGCGCCCGCGGCGCCTCGCTGCCGGGCCTCGCCGCCCGCCTGCTCGCGGAGACGGCGGTGGTCGCCGTCCCGGCCGGGGCGCTCGGCCTGGTCGTGGCGGTGCGGGCCCTCCCCGGCGCCCGGGCCCTGCCCGCCGTACTGGCCGCCCTCGCGGTCACGGTCGTCGCCTGCGCCGCCCTCCCCCTGCGCGCGGCGGCCGCCCACCGGCTCGTCCGTATCCCCGCGCTCCGCCAGGACGTGACGTCCGTACGACCGTCCCGGCGACGTACGGTCGCGGAGCTGACGCTGGTGGCGGTGGCCGCCGGCGCGGTGGTGACGCTGCGCCGGCAGGGCACGTCCGACGGGTCCGACGATCAGCTGATCTCGGCGGCGCCCGTGCTGGTGGGGGTGATCGCCGCGCTGCTGCTGGTCCGCCTCTACCCCCTTCCCCTGCGTGGCATGGCCGGCCCGGCCGGGCGGCTGCGCGGTGTGGTGACCCATCTGTCCCTGGCCCGGGCCGGTCGCAGTTCCGCGTCCGCGGTGCTGCCGCTGCTCGCCCTGCTCACCGCCCTCACCACGGCCTCGTTCGGCGGCTCGGTCCTGGCGGGCATCGGCGAGGCCCGGGACCACTCGGCGCTCCTCGCCGTCGGGGCCGACGCCCGACTGGATGCGACGGTGGATTCCCTGCCCACGGGGCTCACCGACCGGGTGCGCCGGGTCTCCGGCGTGCGGGACGTGGCGGCGGTGAGCGTCGCGTACCGGGCGAAGCCGAACGACGGGCGCCAGTCGGTGCCAGTGGTGGGCGTGGATCCCGGCGGCTACGCGGAGCTGACGAGGCGGACGGGGCTCGGTGCCTTCTCCGAAGGAGTGTTGAAGAAGGGCCGGGGCGGCCCGGGGACCGGCGCCGTGCTGCCCGCCGTGGCCTCCCCGAGCGTGGCGGACGTCCACGGCTCGGCTCCGTTCCCCGTCAGCATGGAGGACGGCAGCAGTGTCAGCGTCCGCATCGTCCTCGTCCGGGACATCACTCCGGCCGTGATGGGCGCCGACTTCCTGGTGGTGGACCGCGCCGGCCTCGGCGCCACGGCGGCCAGGCCGACGACGCTGCTGGTGACGGGCCCGGAAGCGGACGGCCGTGCCCTGCGCGAGGCGGCCGGGGACGCGGTGTCGGTCCGCCTCCGCGCCGACGAGAGAGCCCAGTACGTCGACTCCCCCCTCCAGTCCGGCGTGGAGCACCTCTACACGGCGGCGGTGGCGGCAGGCGCCGGCTACGCCGTGCTCGCGCTGCTCCTGTCACTCCTGCGCGCCGCCCCCGAGCGCATCGCGCTGCTCGCCCGTCTGCGCACCATGGGCCTCACCCGTCGGCAGGGCCGCCGCCTGCTCGTCCTGGAGTCCCTGCCCCAGGCCGTGCTCGCCGCGGCGGGCGGCGTCCTGACCGGCTGGGCCGCGATCCGCCTGCTTTCCCCCGGCATGGACCTGACCGCAGTGGCCCTGCCGCCCTCGGTCGCTCCTCTGGAGCAGACCCCGCTGCACACCGACGCCTGGTCACTGACGGTACCGGCGCTGGCCGTGGTGGCGGTGACGGTGGGAATCGCCGGCGTACAGGCGTGGTGGGCGGGGCGGAGAGGAGCGGTGCGGGAGTTGAGAGCCGGTGACACGAAGTGA
- a CDS encoding FtsX-like permease family protein — translation MTTHGGRFGGRSGRATLVLARAQAHRPLIAAALVAVLLTTSVLAALAAYSTAIGDAALRHSLAEPRNAADAALVVRAEVAPDRRRATDTAVRDAARRTFDGLPVTVRTLVRSGPYALPATTRAAATRPGDKPDLTHFAALDSTQVRLSKGRLPRAGTPDVEVAMPETAARRLRLAPGARLTVTDRLDGPPVRILVTGVYRAAEPASPYWLLDELGGRGVRTSTFTTYGPLLTAPSVVTGGRVSGGGSAWLASADFARLTADRIGALRTSARTGPATLLKLSTGDDSKGGTAGKTTASTALPEVLDRVERSLLVSRSTLLIVALQLALLATCALLLVARLLAAERTGETQLLRARGASRATLAGLAAREALLLAGPALLIAPLLAGPLVRLLAGQGALARLGLELEVPAGGRLGVWLTAAGVALGCALAVTLPAVASAGFRTSRARALPAPLRAGADLGLVAVAGVAYWQLHRRTSGGVSADTTGALGIDPLLVAAPALALLAGAVLTLRLLPLAARLAERRATGGRGLAGALAGWQLSRRPGGGAGPVLLLVLAVALGVLAIGQGSSWGRSQDDQADFAAGAPVRVLGAGDGELGRTQDYAAVPHVREAVPAMRTTLTLPAGRTATVLALDTAHAADTVLLRPDLAPAPMKKLLAGLGPSGESAGARVPAGATRLTLTATLLSSVRDTKSAATVTQTLEDDHGVPYTLPSGDLPADGRPHTLSVELPSIHGPLKLTGVQLVLPMPSHHAEQHTLTLDALTATTAAGTAQRVPLPASWTAVSGTDGQDSGNHRTSPTRARVRPAAHPTVVYGTGYVPSYQPWLGPSLTLRMQVTQPKTTAVAALATDRFLASAGARPGQTMDIAFQGQNVPVRIVRAVRQLPTAQGGEGDGDGDGGGVLLDLHAVNRVLQARYGAALAPTEWWLRPDSPSNSAAVATALRARPDLDPWQIVVRDEIAAELRDDPFGAGPEAAFTAAAGAAAVLAALGFAVSATGALRERNAEFAILRALGAPRRRLARAVAAEHGVLIALALAVGTGLGIALTRAVLPLIVLTGEATRPVPDLLVELPPLRVAALLAAVAAVPVVVVALLAVRQADPVQVLREGE, via the coding sequence GTGACGACGCACGGGGGGCGTTTCGGGGGGCGTTCGGGGCGTGCCACGCTCGTCCTGGCGAGGGCGCAGGCGCATCGCCCACTGATCGCCGCTGCGCTCGTCGCCGTCCTGCTGACCACGTCCGTGCTGGCGGCCCTGGCCGCCTACTCGACCGCGATCGGCGACGCGGCCCTGCGCCACTCGCTGGCCGAGCCGCGCAATGCTGCCGATGCCGCGCTGGTCGTCAGGGCCGAGGTGGCGCCCGATCGTCGCCGGGCCACCGACACCGCCGTACGCGACGCAGCGCGCCGCACTTTCGACGGGCTGCCGGTGACCGTGCGGACGCTGGTGCGCTCCGGCCCGTACGCCCTGCCCGCAACCACCCGGGCCGCAGCCACCCGGCCCGGCGACAAGCCCGACCTCACACACTTCGCGGCGCTCGACTCCACGCAGGTGCGGCTCAGCAAGGGGCGCCTGCCACGCGCGGGCACGCCGGACGTCGAGGTGGCGATGCCCGAGACCGCCGCGCGGCGGCTGCGGCTGGCGCCGGGCGCCCGCCTCACCGTCACCGACCGGCTCGACGGGCCGCCCGTGCGGATCCTCGTCACGGGCGTGTACCGGGCCGCCGAGCCGGCCTCCCCCTACTGGCTGCTGGACGAACTGGGCGGTCGGGGCGTACGGACGTCCACCTTCACCACCTACGGCCCCCTGCTGACGGCGCCCTCCGTCGTCACCGGCGGCCGGGTGAGCGGCGGAGGGTCGGCGTGGCTCGCCTCCGCCGACTTCGCCCGCCTCACCGCCGACCGCATCGGCGCCCTGCGCACCTCCGCGCGCACCGGGCCTGCCACCCTGCTCAAACTGTCCACCGGGGACGACAGCAAGGGCGGTACGGCCGGCAAAACGACCGCGAGCACCGCCCTCCCCGAGGTCCTCGACCGGGTCGAGCGCTCCCTGCTCGTCTCCCGCTCCACCCTCCTGATCGTCGCCCTCCAGCTCGCCCTGCTCGCGACCTGCGCGCTGCTGCTCGTGGCCCGGCTGCTCGCCGCCGAACGCACCGGCGAGACCCAGCTGCTGCGCGCCCGCGGCGCCTCCCGCGCCACCCTCGCCGGCCTTGCCGCCCGGGAGGCGCTGCTGCTGGCCGGGCCCGCGCTGCTGATCGCCCCGCTGCTGGCAGGCCCGCTGGTCCGGCTGCTGGCCGGGCAGGGGGCGCTGGCCCGGCTCGGACTGGAGCTGGAGGTGCCGGCCGGCGGACGGCTCGGGGTGTGGCTGACGGCGGCCGGCGTGGCACTGGGGTGCGCGCTGGCGGTGACCCTGCCGGCGGTCGCGTCGGCCGGGTTCCGCACGTCCCGCGCCCGCGCCCTGCCCGCTCCGCTGCGGGCCGGGGCGGACCTGGGGCTGGTGGCGGTGGCCGGGGTCGCCTACTGGCAGCTGCACCGCCGCACGTCGGGCGGGGTGAGCGCGGACACGACCGGCGCGCTGGGCATCGACCCGCTGCTGGTCGCCGCGCCCGCCCTCGCGCTGCTGGCCGGCGCGGTCCTGACGCTGCGTCTGCTGCCGTTGGCCGCCCGGCTCGCCGAGCGCCGGGCGACGGGCGGGCGGGGGCTGGCCGGGGCGCTGGCCGGCTGGCAGCTCAGCCGCCGCCCGGGGGGCGGCGCCGGACCCGTACTGCTGCTCGTCCTGGCCGTCGCACTCGGCGTACTGGCGATCGGCCAGGGTTCCTCCTGGGGGCGCTCGCAGGACGACCAGGCCGACTTCGCGGCGGGCGCGCCGGTGCGGGTCCTGGGCGCCGGCGACGGCGAGCTCGGCCGCACGCAGGATTACGCGGCCGTGCCCCACGTGCGCGAGGCCGTCCCCGCCATGCGGACGACCCTGACGCTGCCCGCCGGACGCACGGCGACGGTGCTGGCGCTGGACACCGCGCACGCGGCAGATACCGTCCTGCTGCGCCCCGACCTGGCGCCCGCCCCGATGAAGAAGCTGCTGGCGGGGCTGGGCCCGTCGGGTGAGTCGGCGGGCGCGCGCGTGCCCGCCGGGGCGACCCGGCTGACGCTGACTGCGACCCTGCTCAGTTCGGTGCGGGACACAAAGAGCGCGGCGACCGTGACCCAGACGCTGGAGGACGACCACGGCGTCCCCTACACGTTGCCGTCCGGCGACCTCCCCGCCGACGGGCGCCCGCACACGCTGTCTGTCGAACTGCCGAGCATCCACGGACCGTTGAAGCTCACCGGGGTACAGCTCGTGCTGCCCATGCCGTCCCACCACGCCGAACAGCACACCCTGACCCTCGACGCCCTGACCGCGACAACCGCCGCCGGCACGGCACAGCGAGTGCCCCTGCCGGCGTCCTGGACGGCGGTCTCCGGCACCGACGGACAGGACTCGGGCAACCACAGAACCTCGCCGACCCGCGCGCGCGTCCGCCCCGCCGCGCACCCGACCGTGGTGTACGGCACGGGCTACGTCCCGTCCTACCAGCCCTGGCTCGGCCCGTCACTGACGCTGCGCATGCAGGTGACACAGCCCAAGACCACCGCGGTGGCCGCCCTCGCCACCGACCGCTTCCTCGCCTCCGCCGGTGCCCGCCCCGGTCAGACGATGGACATAGCCTTCCAGGGGCAGAACGTGCCTGTGCGGATCGTGCGCGCCGTACGGCAGCTACCGACGGCCCAGGGCGGGGAGGGAGACGGCGACGGCGACGGCGGCGGCGTGCTCCTCGATCTGCACGCCGTGAACCGGGTCCTCCAGGCGCGCTACGGGGCCGCCCTCGCGCCTACCGAGTGGTGGCTGCGGCCGGACTCGCCGTCGAACAGCGCGGCTGTCGCCACCGCTCTGCGCGCCCGGCCCGACCTCGATCCCTGGCAGATCGTCGTGCGTGACGAGATCGCCGCCGAGCTGCGCGACGACCCGTTCGGGGCGGGCCCGGAGGCCGCGTTCACCGCGGCGGCCGGGGCGGCGGCGGTGCTGGCCGCGCTCGGGTTCGCGGTGAGCGCGACCGGGGCGCTGCGGGAGCGGAACGCCGAGTTCGCGATCCTGCGTGCCCTGGGCGCCCCACGCCGCCGGCTGGCCCGTGCCGTCGCCGCCGAGCACGGCGTCCTGATCGCGCTGGCGCTGGCCGTGGGCACGGGCCTGGGCATCGCCCTGACCCGCGCGGTGCTGCCGCTCATCGTCCTGACCGGCGAGGCCACCCGCCCGGTGCCGGATCTGCTGGTGGAACTGCCACCGCTGCGGGTGGCCGCCCTGCTGGCGGCCGTGGCCGCCGTCCCGGTCGTCGTCGTGGCGCTGCTGGCGGTGCGACAGGCCGATCCGGTGCAGGTACTGCGGGAGGGGGAGTGA
- a CDS encoding protease inhibitor I42 family protein, which produces MKDTSVTAEPGERFTLTVDQNASTREYWYLVDTEPDSSVLVSRGQDYASDSGDEPVAGAGGRLTFTFEAKGKGTTRFTLLHCTFTTCQGNNSTLPPETTGLSATPTTGAGSPSQAPERITYTVTVN; this is translated from the coding sequence GTGAAGGACACCAGCGTCACCGCCGAGCCGGGCGAGCGCTTCACGCTCACCGTCGACCAGAACGCCTCCACCCGCGAGTACTGGTACCTGGTCGACACCGAGCCCGACAGCTCGGTGCTCGTCAGCCGCGGCCAGGACTACGCGTCGGACTCCGGCGACGAGCCGGTGGCCGGTGCCGGCGGCAGGCTCACCTTCACCTTCGAGGCCAAGGGCAAGGGGACCACCCGGTTCACGCTGCTGCACTGCACCTTCACCACGTGCCAGGGCAACAACTCCACGCTGCCCCCCGAGACGACCGGACTCTCCGCCACCCCGACCACGGGGGCGGGGTCCCCCTCCCAGGCTCCCGAGCGCATCACCTACACCGTCACCGTCAACTGA
- a CDS encoding WD40 repeat domain-containing protein — protein MSAVSDADGSEHILSGSARPLTALGSAVVGDQCLLVGGSADGTVRVWDVDPRVFSPPANGIPVP, from the coding sequence TTGAGCGCAGTGAGCGACGCCGACGGCTCGGAGCACATCCTCAGCGGCTCCGCACGCCCTCTCACCGCCCTGGGGTCGGCCGTGGTCGGCGACCAGTGCCTGTTGGTCGGTGGCAGCGCCGACGGCACCGTACGGGTGTGGGACGTGGACCCCCGGGTTTTCAGCCCGCCCGCGAACGGCATTCCGGTGCCGTGA